The Bacteriovorax sp. PP10 nucleotide sequence ATTTTTCCAGGAAAATTCAATGCACTCTTTATGCTCTCAGCAAGACTTTGCATCGGCTGCCTTGATAATTTATCAGTATCAACCGGCAGAGGGGATTCTACTTTTAAAAGTTGGATCAACTCTTTTTCCCATAAACTAATCTGGCCGGTTGTCGTTCCAATGATAATGACATCGGTTTCATTAAGTGAAGTCCATGCAGCAAGATCAATAGCATTAGTAATCGAGTGCAGAGTAAAAAGTAGAGACCTTGAAAAATAGGCAGGTTTATTAACCAACCATTTCGAAGTTAATAATTGATTCCAAAGTTCTTGAATATCATTATCGGAAATATGGCCAAGACCCGCTTTAATAAAGCTCGTGCTATTCAGGCAATTTTCCCATAACGGATTAATGCCACTGCCAGCAGGAGTGATTGACCCCATACCTGTAATTGAAAATGAGAGTTGAGATGAATGCATTATTTTTTTGATTTTACGAAATCAGCAATTGTTTGCAGACTTTGAAAATGCTTTGCACCATCTTTAGCGTCGACGATGTAAACTTTGTATTTTTCTTCAATAGTTGCAACAGATTCAAGAATATCAATAGAGTCGAGGTTAAAAGGATTTTCAGTCAGTTTCGTTTCACCAGTTACAGATGAAAGGTCGATATTTTTTTGTCCTGTGGCTTCCGAGATTAATGTCGCAATTTCTTGAATCAGTTTTTCGTCGCCAGTCATAGAACTTCCTTTTTAGCTTTAGATATGGATATAATCTAGGGAATTATAATAAATGAAACTAACCTAGTCTATAACCATGGTCACCCGATGACGCGTCGAAACTTTAGTATTTTTTTTCTTTGCCTTATTTGTTTAATTCCAAACTTGGGATTTCCGCTGGATATTTGGCAAAAATACGCAAAATTAAAAAAACTTTCAGCTAATTTCTCTCAAACCAAAGAATTAAAAAATATTGGTGTGACACTTAAATCTAGCGGGACAATCCACTTTGAAAGGCCAAATCTTTTTGAATGGAAAGTCGAAAGCCCTAAAAACTTTGTTTTCCAATTTAAAGACGACAACATTTCCTTAATGGAAGAGGGTAAAGTCATTAAAAATGCTGACACAGCAAAGTTTGATAAAAAGATGCTGGATGCTATTTCACACTTAAAAGCGTGGATGATGATTGATCAGAAATTCATTGAAGACAATTATACGATCAGGCCGGTTTCAAATACTGTCTATGAATTCACTCCTAAATTAGAAGCAAAGATGTTTAAGAGTATTTTAATTGAACTTGGTAAAGATGCTCCGATCAAAAAGATCTCTCTAACAGAAATTAGCAATGACTTAATCGTGATTGAGTTTTCTAAAAGTAAACTGACTTATGAAAAGTAGTATTGCCATCCTTTGTGCTTTAGTTTTATTTCTGGCCGTTAAGCGCACAGATATGATCGATACTGGACAGAGTCTATTCTTTCCTAAAGACACTTATGAGAAAATTCATGACTTCAGTTTATTTCAACTGGGCCAATGGAATAATGTTATTGTTCCCAATGAAAAAGATGCCCTTGGCCTTTGCCAGGAGCTTAGACAAAACAAACTCGTTCTAAAAGTTTTGTGTGAGCCTGCGCTGACAGATTTTTCTCCTTTAGTAAAAAGCTATCTTGGAGATCAGTTTTTTAATTATAAAGCTCCCACAAAAATTGAGTTTGAAAATTTATCTAATGGTGAGTTGGCAAAACTAAGTGTCCTTATGGGGCCACAAGGTCAGGAACTTTTAGAGTTCATGAGACTGGACCCGGTAAATCATAAAGAAGCTCTGCTTGATAAAGTGAAAACGAAACTCAATGCGAACTTTGAGTGGAAAGAAGGTTTATTAAGGCACAAGGGAAGTCCTGCTATTTTAATTCCCGTACAGTTTTCATATAAACCTGAGCAGATTGAAAAAAGTGCCGAGATTGAAGTGATACTCTCAAAGTACAATGCCGTAATGATAGGTGTGCACCAGGGACACTTAAGCAATCAAGGGACAATTATCAGCGATCTCAACAATGTTGGAATCGTGGGAACAATTGTGACCATCTTCGCTTTAATTTTCATCTGGTACTTTAAATTATTTAAACTCGCAAAGCTGATTCTTCCAAATGCTCTTGGTGTGTGCGTTTCCATCATTATC carries:
- a CDS encoding acyl carrier protein; this encodes MTGDEKLIQEIATLISEATGQKNIDLSSVTGETKLTENPFNLDSIDILESVATIEEKYKVYIVDAKDGAKHFQSLQTIADFVKSKK
- a CDS encoding LolA family protein, coding for MTRRNFSIFFLCLICLIPNLGFPLDIWQKYAKLKKLSANFSQTKELKNIGVTLKSSGTIHFERPNLFEWKVESPKNFVFQFKDDNISLMEEGKVIKNADTAKFDKKMLDAISHLKAWMMIDQKFIEDNYTIRPVSNTVYEFTPKLEAKMFKSILIELGKDAPIKKISLTEISNDLIVIEFSKSKLTYEK